The Streptomyces sp. NBC_01268 genome window below encodes:
- a CDS encoding sensor histidine kinase, producing MRIRSRTPRAPHASRAPHASRAPHASRTPWAPRAPRTPRAPRAPWSLRTRLVVSAVALIAVVCAVIGTVTTIAFRSYLYDQADTRLQEVANRAAGPPHSAPGPTPGDGFEVPLGFVIGPGAPLGTVGARVVEGELTSASVSVPPEDGTYGQRYRMDELSTAQSAALSAVPRDGGPHTVALPGGLGDYRVQYATGKNGDYLIGIPLSEVQDALSTLVVVELSVTGAGLVAASLAGTVLVRIALRPLRRVAATAAQVSRLPLHSGEVALDHRVPEAQADPRTEVGQVGAAINRMLDHVHSALDARQQSETRVRQFVADASHELRTPLASIRGYAELTRRGHEECGPDTRHALGRIESEATRMTGLVEDLLLLARLDTGRPLSYESTDLARLVVDAVSDARAAGPGHHWRLELPDGGAAVKIPADGARLHQVLVNLLANARTHTPPGTTVTGRLRTGPTHVVVEVEDDGPGIAPELVPSVFERFARGDASRSRHAGSTGLGLAIVRAVTLAHGGEVGVDSAPGRTLFTIRLPKQL from the coding sequence ATGCGCATCCGCTCCCGGACGCCGCGGGCACCCCATGCATCCCGGGCACCCCATGCATCCCGGGCACCCCATGCATCCCGGACGCCCTGGGCACCCCGTGCGCCCCGGACGCCCCGTGCGCCCCGGGCACCCTGGTCGCTGCGGACCCGGCTGGTCGTCTCCGCCGTCGCGCTGATCGCCGTCGTGTGCGCGGTCATCGGCACGGTGACGACGATCGCGTTCCGGTCGTACCTGTACGACCAGGCGGACACCCGCCTCCAGGAGGTCGCCAACCGGGCGGCCGGCCCGCCGCACTCCGCCCCCGGGCCCACGCCGGGCGACGGCTTCGAGGTGCCCCTCGGCTTCGTCATCGGGCCCGGCGCGCCGCTCGGGACGGTCGGTGCGCGGGTCGTGGAAGGCGAGCTGACCTCGGCGAGCGTCTCCGTGCCGCCCGAGGACGGGACGTACGGGCAGCGGTACCGGATGGACGAGCTGAGCACCGCCCAGTCCGCCGCCCTCTCCGCCGTCCCCCGCGACGGCGGCCCGCACACCGTGGCGCTGCCCGGCGGCCTCGGCGACTACCGGGTGCAGTACGCCACCGGCAAGAACGGCGACTACCTCATCGGCATCCCGCTGTCCGAGGTCCAGGACGCCCTCTCCACCCTCGTCGTCGTCGAGCTGAGCGTCACCGGCGCCGGGCTCGTCGCCGCCTCGCTCGCCGGGACCGTGCTCGTACGGATCGCCCTGCGGCCGCTGCGCCGGGTCGCCGCGACCGCCGCCCAGGTCTCCCGGCTGCCCCTGCACAGCGGCGAGGTGGCGCTCGACCACCGGGTGCCGGAGGCGCAGGCCGACCCCCGGACCGAGGTCGGGCAGGTCGGCGCGGCCATCAACCGGATGCTCGACCACGTCCACTCGGCGCTCGACGCGCGCCAGCAGAGCGAGACCCGGGTACGCCAGTTCGTCGCCGACGCCAGCCACGAGCTGCGCACCCCGCTGGCCTCGATCCGCGGCTACGCGGAGCTGACCCGGCGCGGGCACGAGGAGTGCGGGCCCGACACCCGGCACGCGCTCGGGCGCATCGAGTCCGAGGCGACCCGGATGACGGGCCTGGTCGAGGACCTGCTGCTGCTCGCCCGGCTCGACACCGGACGCCCGCTCTCGTACGAGAGCACCGATCTCGCCCGGCTGGTCGTGGACGCCGTCTCCGACGCCCGCGCCGCCGGACCCGGGCACCACTGGCGCCTCGAACTCCCCGACGGGGGCGCGGCGGTGAAGATCCCGGCCGACGGCGCCCGGCTCCACCAGGTCCTCGTCAACCTCCTCGCCAACGCCCGTACGCACACCCCGCCCGGCACCACCGTCACCGGGCGCCTGCGGACCGGCCCCACCCACGTCGTCGTCGAGGTCGAGGACGACGGGCCGGGCATCGCGCCGGAGTTGGTGCCGTCCGTCTTCGAACGGTTCGCCCGCGGGGACGCCTCCCGCTCCCGGCACGCCGGCAGCACCGGGCTCGGCCTCGCCATCGTCCGGGCGGTCACCCTCGCCCACGGCGGCGAGGTGGGCGTCGACAGCGCACCGGGCCGCACCCTGTTCACGATCAGGCTGCCGAAGCAGCTCTGA
- a CDS encoding bifunctional glycosyltransferase family 2/GtrA family protein: MQMSPTAETLPAREHLPVGAAGRPVLDVVIPVFNEEKDLEPCVLRLHEHLSRTFPYDFRVTVADNASTDSTPDVARALAARLSGVRSVRLEQKGRGRALRTVWSASEAPVLAYMDVDLSTDLNALLPLVAPLISGHSDLAIGSRLARSSRVVRGPKREFISRAYNLILRGSLAARFSDAQCGFKAIRREVAERLLPMVEDTGWFFDTEMLVLAERAGLRIHEVPVDWVDDPDSTVHIVRTATDDLRGVWRVGRALATGSLPLDRLARPFGDDPRDRDLSGVPGGLARQLVGFCVVGALSTLFYVALYSLFRLGVGPQLANAGALLVSAVANTAANRRLTFGVRGRERAARHQAQGLVVFGIGLALTSGSLAALGAATGDPAHSTELAVLIVANLAATVVRFLLFRLWVFPERATVTRTSR; the protein is encoded by the coding sequence ATGCAGATGTCACCGACCGCCGAAACCCTTCCCGCCCGGGAGCACCTCCCCGTCGGCGCGGCCGGCCGGCCCGTCCTCGACGTGGTGATCCCCGTGTTCAACGAGGAGAAGGACCTGGAGCCCTGCGTCCTGCGGCTCCACGAACACCTTTCCCGCACCTTCCCGTACGACTTCCGCGTCACCGTCGCCGACAACGCCTCCACCGACTCCACCCCGGACGTGGCGCGTGCGCTGGCCGCCCGGCTGTCCGGCGTACGTTCCGTACGGCTGGAGCAGAAGGGGCGCGGGCGGGCGCTGCGGACCGTGTGGTCGGCGTCCGAGGCGCCGGTCCTCGCGTACATGGACGTGGACCTGTCCACCGACCTCAACGCGCTGCTGCCGCTCGTCGCGCCGCTCATCTCCGGCCACTCCGACCTCGCGATCGGCTCGCGGCTCGCGCGCTCCTCGCGCGTGGTGCGCGGCCCGAAGCGGGAGTTCATCTCCCGCGCCTACAACCTGATCCTGCGCGGCTCGCTCGCCGCCCGCTTCTCCGACGCGCAGTGCGGCTTCAAGGCGATCCGGCGCGAGGTCGCCGAGCGCCTGCTGCCGATGGTCGAGGACACCGGCTGGTTCTTCGACACGGAGATGCTGGTGCTCGCCGAGCGGGCCGGGCTGCGCATCCACGAGGTGCCGGTCGACTGGGTCGACGACCCCGACTCGACCGTGCACATCGTGCGGACCGCCACCGACGACCTGCGGGGCGTGTGGCGGGTGGGGCGGGCGCTCGCGACCGGTTCGCTGCCGCTGGACCGGCTGGCCCGGCCCTTCGGCGACGACCCGCGCGACCGCGACCTGTCCGGCGTGCCGGGTGGCCTGGCCCGCCAACTGGTCGGCTTCTGCGTGGTCGGGGCCCTGTCGACCCTCTTCTACGTGGCCCTCTACTCCCTCTTCCGCCTCGGTGTCGGGCCCCAACTCGCCAACGCCGGCGCCCTCCTCGTCTCCGCCGTCGCCAACACGGCCGCCAACCGGCGGCTCACCTTCGGCGTACGGGGCCGGGAACGGGCCGCCCGCCACCAGGCGCAGGGGCTCGTCGTCTTCGGCATCGGCCTCGCCCTGACCAGTGGCTCCCTCGCCGCGCTCGGCGCCGCGACGGGCGATCCGGCGCACTCGACCGAACTCGCCGTGCTGATCGTCGCCAACCTCGCCGCGACCGTCGTCCGCTTCCTCCTCTTCCGGCTCTGGGTCTTCCCGGAGCGCGCCACCGTCACAAGGACCTCTCGATGA